CTATACTGCTTTGGATAAGGCTCTTCTCACAATGGGAAAGAACTCTATTTCCGACCTTTCTTTCGGAGTAACAATTGATACGGAAGTTGAGATAGATATGAGAAGGGTTATGGGTGTTAACCTGCCGCAGGTAGGGCTGAAAATAGATGACAAGAAGCCCTATTTCAGTATCGGAGAAACATCTGCATGGGTTGATGAAACAATTATTAAATTCAAAACAGCTTTGCAGGACATTGGAGTTTTAGCCGGAATGCGTATGTCTTTAATGAGGCTTGCGATGGAGGTTAAAAAAACAATAAGAAGGGTAAATGCTCTTGAAAAGATTGCCATTCCGGATTATGAGGAATCCATAGCATATATTGAGGATACTCTTGAAGAAAGCGAGAGAGAAACTTTTGCGATCTTAAAACTTATAAAAGAACGTCTTGAGAAAAAACGAGGTGCCAGACATGGGATCAATTAAACCCGTAAAACGAATACTCCTCTATGTTGACGGTTCTGAAGAATGTATCACAGCTGCCCAGTATGCCGTTGTACTGGCTAAACATTTTGATGCAGAACTTATTGCTATGTATGTTGTTAATGAGAGTATTTTAAAGGATCTGCTGAAGGCTAATATATTCATCAAAGCCGAACAGATGGACTATGAACATGATTTAATGCAGGATGGCAACAGGTATCTGCATTATATTTCTGAGCTGGCAAGAGAAAAGGGTCTGGAAATAAAAACAAAACTGGAAAAAGGTGTTGTTAATAAAATTATTATAGATGCTATTTCAATGCTTGATATAGATCTGATTGTTCTCGGTGAGCTTGAGCAGATTTTATCGAGAAGCGATTCTTTCCATGATGAGAGTGAACTGATTCTCAGGAAAGCGGAATGTTCAGTTCTAATAGTTAAAGATCCGGATAGGGTAGAAGAAATGTACAACGCTATCTAAATGAAAAATTGTAAATTTTTGAGGAGGATTTTAATATGCGTCTTTCGGAAATGCTGCGGGAAGACACTATAGTTGTCGGGTTTAAAAGTTCGCTAAAACAAGATATCCTGGAAGAATTGATAGATATTGCAGAAAAAACAGGGAAAATAAAAGACCGGAATGAGGCCTTGAAGGCTGTAATTGCCCGTGAAGAAATGATGAGCACCGGGCTTGAGCACGGCATAGCAATCCCCCATGCAAAAACAAATGCTGTCTCTGAAATTGTGATGGCAATGGGAATTGCAAAAGAGGGAGTTGACTTTGATGCTGTTGATGGTAATCAGTCATATATATTTTTCTTTTTGCTTGCGCCTGAGAATGCAGCTGCAGCAAATGTAAAACTGCTTGCCCAGATTGCGAGAATTACAAGCAGTGCGGATTTCCGTAATAAGATTATAAAAGCGGAATCTCCTGCCCAGATTCTTGAAATTTTAATTTCTGAAGAGTAGCAATGCAGGGGGCTGGAAGATGCCTCAGCAACTAATCTTTGGAAAGATGAGAAAAAGGTTCTGGCTTTGAGCTGTCTTTTAGTTCTATTCCATAAATTATTGAATGCAGAATGCGGCATTGGTTCCCAACAGCCGCATTTTTTATAGTTGCAA
This DNA window, taken from bacterium, encodes the following:
- a CDS encoding V-type ATP synthase subunit D, whose product is MARYNVIPTKTNLIKLRRNLSFAREGYDLLEQKRQILIVELLGLVDKTADIQDKVEKELADCYTALDKALLTMGKNSISDLSFGVTIDTEVEIDMRRVMGVNLPQVGLKIDDKKPYFSIGETSAWVDETIIKFKTALQDIGVLAGMRMSLMRLAMEVKKTIRRVNALEKIAIPDYEESIAYIEDTLEESERETFAILKLIKERLEKKRGARHGIN
- a CDS encoding universal stress protein encodes the protein MGSIKPVKRILLYVDGSEECITAAQYAVVLAKHFDAELIAMYVVNESILKDLLKANIFIKAEQMDYEHDLMQDGNRYLHYISELAREKGLEIKTKLEKGVVNKIIIDAISMLDIDLIVLGELEQILSRSDSFHDESELILRKAECSVLIVKDPDRVEEMYNAI
- a CDS encoding PTS sugar transporter subunit IIA; the encoded protein is MRLSEMLREDTIVVGFKSSLKQDILEELIDIAEKTGKIKDRNEALKAVIAREEMMSTGLEHGIAIPHAKTNAVSEIVMAMGIAKEGVDFDAVDGNQSYIFFFLLAPENAAAANVKLLAQIARITSSADFRNKIIKAESPAQILEILISEE